Proteins from a genomic interval of Zingiber officinale cultivar Zhangliang chromosome 2A, Zo_v1.1, whole genome shotgun sequence:
- the LOC122040255 gene encoding ribosome biogenesis protein NOP53-like, which translates to MGKTAKGSRKGKKAWRTDITTNHIDDYFDESIRDAFTGKASETKSTDKIPVKRKIEKHKKKVLHYDSLLQKNPFVQAVPSSSSKKSKRKKKQVNTQIIETDKSSQVDDITSTLTDIWNNEGQATDMPKKKQKSSIIQAVEVEPLGCSFNPSFEAHQDSFSLAVVSEMQKIYRKELGPQAVPKTVPGEAIADEDVSMTNLS; encoded by the exons ATGGGGAAGACGGCGAAGGGATCGCGGAAGGGGAAGAAGGCATGGAGGACCGATATCACCACCAACCACATCGACGATTACTTCGACGAGTCCATCAGGGACGCCTTCACCGGCAAGGCTTCCGAGACGAAATCCACTGACA AAATTCCTGTGAAAAGAAAAATTGAGAAACACAAGAAAAAAGTTCTCCATTATGATAGCTTGCTTCAGAAAAATCCTTTTGTCCAAGCTGTTCCATCGTCTTCTTCAAAAAAATCAAAGCGGAAAAAGAAACAAGTGAACACACAAATAATAGAGACTGACAAATCTTCACAG GTAGATGATATAACTTCCACTCTAACTGACATATGGAATAATGAAG GTCAAGCAACTGACATGCCTAAAAAG AAACAGAAGTCATCTATCATTCAAGCTGTCGAAGTGGAACCACTGGGTTGTTCATTTAATCCTTCATTTGAGGCTCATCAA GATTCATTTTCTCTAGCTGTTGTCAGTGAGAtgcagaaaatttacagaaaagaATTGGGTCCTCAAGCTGTACCAAAAACAGTTCCAGGTGAAGCAATTGCAGATGAAGATGTGAGCATGACAAATCTCTCTTAA